From the genome of Amia ocellicauda isolate fAmiCal2 chromosome 14, fAmiCal2.hap1, whole genome shotgun sequence, one region includes:
- the LOC136768433 gene encoding single-pass membrane and coiled-coil domain-containing protein 3, which produces MLYMFNVTYTKTVNKAQDIVNQHFNADIPLLSFDRDQSLREHVSQVRETLGTIYQKAELMHNDLLSQLEPSMSAKIEDSNVQMEVEMEVVNELQKTYTGLLGESTPLVAVLLVKKGMVESALPHPARLQDLTVLDLCGNDLLQSTEGVCKALTGGESESDYDRAAQLVWETAEVLWPHFHGYVELIDEVQACIRGEESLDE; this is translated from the coding sequence ATGCTATACATGTTTAATGTCACTTATACCAAAACCGTAAACAAGGCCCAGGACATTGTGAACCAGCACTTCAACGCAGACATCCCCCTCCTGTCCTTCGATCGGGACCAGAGCCTGCGGGAGCACGTGTCGCAGGTCAGAGAGACCCTGGGCACCATCTACCAGAAGGCTGAGCTGATGCACAATGACCTCCTGTCCCAGCTGGAGCCATCTATGTCTGCAAAGATTGAAGACTCCAATGTCCAGATGGAGGTAGAGATGGAGGTCGTCAACGAGCTGCAGAAGACGTACACTGGTCTGCTGGGAGAGAGCACCCCACTCGTCGCCGTGTTGCTGGTGAAGAAAGGCATGGTAGAGAGCGCCCTCCCGCACCCCGCCCGCCTCCAGGACTTGACCGTCCTCGACCTGTGCGGGAACGACCTGCTGCAGAGCACTGAGGGGGTGTGTAAAGCTCTGACCGGGGGCGAGAGTGAGAGCGACTATGACCGCGCCGCCCAGCTGGTCTGGGAGACGGCTGAAGTGTTGTGGCCGCACTTCCACGGTTACGTTGAACTAATTGACGAAGTGCAGGCCTGCATCAGGGGGGAGGAGAGCCTGGATGAGTGA